From the genome of Nicotiana sylvestris chromosome 2, ASM39365v2, whole genome shotgun sequence, one region includes:
- the LOC104215938 gene encoding uncharacterized protein, translating into MEKYLLGKDCIKNMDSNDQNSPHSLERFAAKNLLGNIQEFEFVFMLHLMFKMLLLTNELNKALQKKDQDIVNAISLLELAKARSQTMRESELESLINEVYSFCGKHDIMIPKMDEDYSRSKHKKSDVSYAHHFSVKIFYAVIDLQLHELNSRFDVVTNDLLLGMACLNPVESFANFDKDRIIKLAEYYPSEFDDNKLRDLNFQLDSFIVYARMCDSKFVKLERN; encoded by the exons ATGGAGAAATACTTACTGGGCAAGGATTGTATCAAGAATATGGACTCCAACGATCAG AATAGTCCTCATTCTCTTGAGAGATTTGCAGCAAAAAATCTTTTGGGCAATATTCAGGAATTTGAATTTGTGTTTATGTTGCACTTGATGTTCAAGATGTTGCTTCTTACAAATGAATTGAACAAAGCTTTACAAAAGAAAGATCAAGACATCGTCAATGCTATAAGCTTGCTTGAGCTTGCAAAGGCAAGATCACAAACAATGAGAGAAAGTGAATTGGAGTCTTTGATAAATGAGGTTTACTCATTTTGTGGTAAACATGATATTATGATTCCCAAAATGGATGAAGACTACTCAAGGTCGAAGCATAAGAAGTCTGATGTTTCATATGCACATCACTTTAGTGTGAAAATATTTTATGCAGTTATTGATTTGCAACTTCATGAGCTAAATAGCCGTTTTGATGTAGTGACTAATGACTTACTCCTTGGTATGGCTTGCTTGAATCCGGTCGAATCATTTGCTAATTTTGACAAAGACAGAATAATAAAGTTGGCCGAGTATTATCCAAGTGAGTTTGATGACAACAAGCTTCGAGATCTCAATTTTCAGCTTGATAGTTTCATTGTCTATGCTCGAATGTGTGATAGCAAGTTTGTCAAACTTGAAAGGAATTAA